Proteins from a genomic interval of Sphingobacterium sp. SYP-B4668:
- a CDS encoding Lrp/AsnC family transcriptional regulator: MSMLDDIDLKLLRLLQKDATLSNKELAFHLHKSIPAVHERVKKLKTQGYIKRTVAILDRHRIGMGLISFSQVFLKAHTADVLNEFEREVAKFPEVMECYQMAGSYDFMLRIATRDMEAYHQFLRHKLSVLPHVSTVQTYFVLSETKSETAYPL, from the coding sequence ATAAGTATGCTAGACGACATCGATTTAAAATTGTTGCGCCTTTTACAAAAGGATGCGACCCTAAGCAACAAAGAGCTTGCTTTTCATCTTCATAAGTCTATTCCGGCAGTGCACGAAAGGGTTAAGAAGCTAAAGACGCAAGGATATATTAAGCGGACTGTAGCTATTTTAGACAGACATCGTATCGGAATGGGATTGATTTCTTTTTCTCAGGTATTTCTTAAAGCCCATACCGCAGATGTACTGAATGAGTTTGAAAGAGAAGTTGCTAAGTTTCCAGAAGTGATGGAATGCTATCAGATGGCAGGGTCGTATGATTTTATGCTGAGAATTGCGACGAGGGACATGGAGGCCTATCACCAATTCCTCAGACATAAGCTATCGGTATTGCCACATGTAAGTACAGTACAAACATATTTTGTACTCTCCGAGACAAAAAGTGAGACAGCCTATCCACTATAG
- the fabF gene encoding beta-ketoacyl-ACP synthase II, giving the protein MRRVVVTGLGALTPIGNNVQDFWQSLLSGVSGAGPISKFDASKFKTQFACELKNFVLSDHIDRAEARRYDAFTQYALIAVDEAVKNGKIDFEALNKNRIGVIWGSGNGGINTFQEQVSEFALGDGTPRFNPFFIPKMIVDIASGIISIKYGLRGVNFTTVSACATSNTALIDAFNYIKWNKADMIITGGSEAPITESSIGGFNSAKALSTLNDNPTIASRPFDTARDGFVMGEGAGAIILEELESAKKRGATIIAEIVGGGMAADAYHMTGTHPEGEGAYLGMLAALEDAGIDAKEIDYLNAHATSTSQGDISELRAAQRVFGEGSDINISATKSMTGHLLGAAGAVEAIASILAVVNDVVPPTINAVDIEPEFKDMFNLTLGTPQKRVVNYAMNNTFGFGGHIATTIFKKYVE; this is encoded by the coding sequence ATGAGAAGAGTTGTAGTAACAGGACTAGGTGCACTGACACCAATTGGGAATAATGTCCAAGATTTTTGGCAGTCACTTCTAAGTGGCGTGAGCGGTGCTGGACCGATCTCTAAATTTGATGCAAGCAAATTCAAAACGCAATTTGCCTGCGAACTGAAGAATTTCGTATTATCTGATCATATAGATAGAGCTGAAGCTCGTAGATATGATGCATTTACACAGTATGCGCTTATCGCGGTTGATGAAGCTGTAAAGAATGGCAAAATAGATTTTGAAGCTTTAAATAAAAATAGGATTGGCGTTATTTGGGGGTCTGGCAATGGAGGGATCAATACTTTCCAAGAGCAAGTAAGTGAATTTGCATTGGGAGATGGAACTCCTCGTTTTAACCCCTTCTTTATCCCGAAGATGATTGTAGATATTGCTTCAGGTATCATCTCGATTAAATATGGGTTGCGTGGTGTGAATTTTACCACGGTATCAGCCTGTGCTACCTCCAACACTGCATTGATCGATGCCTTTAATTATATCAAATGGAATAAAGCGGATATGATTATCACGGGTGGTTCAGAAGCTCCTATAACCGAAAGTTCAATAGGTGGATTTAATTCGGCAAAGGCGCTCTCCACGCTGAATGACAATCCGACCATCGCATCGCGGCCATTTGATACCGCTAGGGATGGCTTTGTGATGGGCGAGGGCGCTGGGGCCATCATATTGGAAGAGCTTGAAAGTGCAAAAAAACGAGGCGCTACCATAATTGCTGAAATTGTCGGCGGTGGAATGGCTGCTGATGCTTATCATATGACAGGTACCCATCCTGAAGGTGAGGGGGCATACCTAGGAATGTTGGCCGCACTGGAGGATGCTGGTATAGACGCTAAGGAGATCGACTATCTAAATGCGCACGCTACGTCAACTTCACAGGGTGATATCAGCGAGTTGCGTGCAGCTCAACGTGTTTTTGGAGAAGGCAGCGATATCAACATCAGTGCTACGAAATCCATGACGGGTCATCTTTTGGGTGCCGCTGGTGCTGTAGAGGCTATAGCGTCCATTTTGGCGGTTGTTAACGATGTGGTACCGCCAACCATAAACGCTGTAGATATTGAACCTGAATTTAAGGATATGTTCAACTTAACGTTAGGAACCCCGCAAAAACGAGTGGTGAATTATGCCATGAATAATACCTTTGGATTTGGTGGCCATATCGCGACCACAATTTTTAAGAAATACGTAGAATAA
- a CDS encoding aminopeptidase P family protein, which yields MKHIEKLTAIRSLMKQQGIDGYIIPSSDPHISEYLPERYKCIEWASGFTGSAGTLAITQDFAGLWTDSRYFVQAEEQLAGSGFELVKLKVQGNAEYAEWLAQTLPTGSLVGFDGNLASLQVAQAVQQSLMPFGIKVAGHADLLSSLWADRPSLPSAPAYLLDESTTGQSTVSKIAAVRQSLTKDRIAAHLISSLDDLAWLLNIRGQDVPCNPVVLGFVLLTATDTSLYIEPTKLDTDVVASLAASGVQVKPYLQVYNDIKALTVDTILLDPKRTCFAVYDQIPKHILIVEKLNPSTSLKAIKNEVEINHTRQTMIQDGVAMTRFFKWVEEEVAGGELTELSIAKKLRGLRADRPGFVDVSFNTIAGYLEHGALPHYSATEESNAQLFSKGLLLVDSGGQYKTGTTDITRVISLGGLTQAEKEDYTIVLKGTIEGSQAVFPKGTRGYQIDAITRRPIWETMRNYGHGTGHGVGFFLNVHEGPHTFNPSNVDVAIEAGMITSIEPGLYRIGKYGIRIENLVLSKHIEANEFGEFMDFETLTLCYIATDLVDTSLLAQSHIDWLNAYNKAVYERISPLLEMEECEWLADKCKAIS from the coding sequence ATGAAGCATATAGAAAAATTGACTGCTATCCGTAGCTTGATGAAACAACAAGGGATTGATGGATATATCATTCCTTCGTCCGACCCTCATATCAGTGAGTACTTACCGGAAAGGTATAAATGTATCGAGTGGGCCTCTGGGTTTACAGGTTCAGCGGGTACTTTAGCGATTACTCAAGATTTTGCTGGTCTTTGGACAGATTCCCGCTATTTTGTTCAGGCCGAGGAACAATTGGCAGGTTCGGGCTTTGAATTGGTGAAACTTAAGGTGCAGGGCAATGCCGAGTATGCCGAATGGTTAGCCCAGACACTACCTACGGGATCTCTTGTTGGTTTTGATGGTAATCTAGCCTCTTTACAAGTTGCCCAAGCTGTACAGCAATCGCTGATGCCCTTTGGTATAAAAGTAGCTGGACACGCTGATTTGTTATCATCTTTATGGGCAGATAGACCATCGCTTCCTTCTGCTCCAGCTTATCTGTTGGATGAATCGACAACAGGTCAATCCACGGTATCCAAAATAGCAGCTGTACGCCAATCATTAACTAAGGATCGAATTGCAGCTCATTTAATCTCTTCTTTGGACGATTTAGCTTGGCTTTTGAATATACGAGGGCAGGATGTGCCCTGCAATCCGGTAGTATTAGGATTTGTCCTTTTGACGGCAACTGATACGTCTTTATATATTGAACCGACCAAGCTTGATACTGATGTCGTCGCTTCTTTAGCAGCTTCAGGCGTGCAGGTGAAACCCTATCTGCAAGTATACAATGACATAAAAGCACTGACGGTAGATACAATTCTGCTAGATCCTAAACGGACTTGTTTTGCGGTATATGATCAGATTCCCAAGCATATCCTTATTGTAGAGAAATTGAACCCCTCAACATCTCTTAAGGCCATAAAAAATGAAGTTGAAATCAATCATACCCGTCAGACGATGATTCAGGATGGCGTGGCGATGACTCGATTTTTTAAGTGGGTCGAAGAGGAGGTTGCTGGTGGAGAGTTGACCGAGTTGTCTATTGCGAAGAAGTTGCGAGGACTACGGGCCGATCGACCTGGTTTTGTCGATGTGAGCTTTAATACTATTGCTGGATACCTGGAGCATGGAGCATTACCTCATTATTCTGCCACGGAGGAAAGTAATGCTCAACTCTTCTCTAAGGGACTCTTGTTGGTGGATTCTGGAGGTCAGTATAAAACAGGGACTACAGACATTACCCGCGTCATATCACTGGGAGGACTGACCCAAGCTGAAAAAGAAGACTATACCATCGTCCTGAAAGGCACTATTGAAGGCTCACAAGCTGTCTTCCCAAAGGGTACGCGTGGATACCAGATTGATGCGATTACACGTCGTCCTATTTGGGAGACCATGCGCAACTACGGTCACGGCACAGGTCATGGAGTCGGTTTCTTTTTAAATGTCCATGAGGGCCCACATACCTTTAACCCGTCCAATGTTGATGTCGCCATCGAGGCGGGTATGATTACCTCTATTGAACCAGGGCTGTACCGAATAGGTAAGTATGGTATTCGAATAGAAAATCTAGTCTTGAGCAAGCATATCGAGGCAAATGAATTTGGCGAATTCATGGATTTTGAGACATTGACACTCTGTTACATCGCAACGGATCTCGTCGATACCTCTCTATTGGCCCAATCGCACATCGACTGGCTAAATGCATACAATAAAGCCGTCTATGAGCGCATCTCTCCTTTATTAGAAATGGAAGAGTGCGAATGGCTTGCCGATAAGTGTAAGGCTATTTCGTAA
- a CDS encoding TetR/AcrR family transcriptional regulator yields MDTKSEIIRIGDSLIRDRGYHAFSFTDISTALNIRNASIHYHFATKTSLGIQVVRKHFESMLQVQEQVSNMDPLQKLHSFLNIYVQAHTEDRVCIIGALAPASHAVEAELGNELSQFANSVLRWLSAILEEGQLSKVFFFNVPPRTKALMIVTNMLAGLQLARLTGSDDFYLIKQTVINDLTQS; encoded by the coding sequence ATGGACACAAAATCAGAGATTATTCGAATTGGAGATTCGCTTATCCGGGATAGGGGATACCATGCATTTAGCTTTACGGATATTTCGACTGCGTTGAACATTCGAAATGCATCTATACATTATCATTTTGCAACCAAGACCAGTCTCGGAATACAAGTGGTTCGAAAGCATTTTGAGAGTATGCTACAGGTTCAGGAGCAAGTTTCAAATATGGACCCATTACAGAAATTGCATTCCTTTTTAAACATCTATGTGCAAGCACACACTGAAGATAGGGTCTGTATTATAGGCGCATTAGCTCCGGCTTCTCACGCTGTTGAGGCAGAGTTGGGAAATGAGCTTAGTCAATTTGCAAACAGCGTGTTACGGTGGTTGTCTGCTATTCTTGAGGAGGGACAGCTAAGCAAAGTCTTTTTCTTTAATGTACCACCCCGTACCAAGGCCTTGATGATCGTCACCAATATGTTAGCTGGGCTGCAATTGGCGAGATTGACCGGCAGTGATGATTTTTACCTTATTAAACAAACAGTTATCAACGATCTAACACAATCATAA
- a CDS encoding NADP-dependent malic enzyme, with translation MSKINRKQEALNYHSMGRPGKIAVVPTKPTNSQRDLSLAYSPGVAEPCLAIAANKEDAYKYTAKGNLVAVISNGTAVLGLGDIGAQAGKPVMEGKGLLFKIFADIDVFDIELDTKNVDEFVNIVKALEPTFGGINLEDIKAPECFEIERRLKEEMSIPVMHDDQHGTAIISGAALINACELQGKDIAKVKIVVNGAGAAAISCTGMYISVGAKKENIVMLDSKGVIRKDRENLDSLKACFATEQDLHSLEDALIGADVFIGLSKADVMTPEMLLSMADKPIVLAMANPNPEIAYELALATRQDIIMGTGRSDYPNQVNNVLGFPYIFRGALDVRATAINEDMKIAAVKAIAELAKQSVPESVNQAYNANNIKFGIEYIIPKPTDPRLITEVSIAVAKAAIASGVARQPITDWDKYKEDLRQRMGKDDRIMRDLTMVAKRDPKRVVFAEADNYKTLRAAQIVKEEGIAIPILLGKKAKINSLINEYALELEGVEIIDPLEDMESDRYKNFVDHLYKKRQRRGVSRLDAEKMLLDRNYFGASLVEFGEADTLISGLTKNYAKTIRPALHVIGAQPGSRIAGMYMMLTEKGPVFFGDTTVNANPTSEELVDITVLLDKAIRKMGVEPRIALLSYSNFGSNEGDTPHKVRRAAQILHDQYPSIIVDGDLQANFAMNKDMLAANFPFSSLNGHAANTLVFPNLESGNIAYKLLQEIGNAEAVGPILLGMNKPIHVLQLDSSVREIVNMVTIAVVDVQSYQKVKNQQK, from the coding sequence ATGAGTAAAATCAATCGTAAGCAAGAAGCTTTAAATTACCACTCGATGGGTCGCCCCGGAAAAATCGCTGTGGTACCAACCAAACCTACAAATTCACAGAGAGATTTATCACTAGCGTACTCCCCTGGTGTTGCAGAGCCTTGTCTCGCAATCGCAGCCAACAAAGAGGATGCTTATAAATATACCGCGAAAGGGAATCTTGTCGCTGTCATCAGTAACGGTACGGCAGTACTTGGACTTGGCGATATTGGCGCGCAGGCAGGCAAGCCCGTAATGGAGGGCAAAGGCTTACTATTCAAGATATTTGCAGATATTGACGTTTTTGACATTGAATTGGACACCAAGAATGTCGATGAATTTGTCAATATCGTAAAAGCATTGGAACCAACCTTCGGCGGGATCAATTTGGAGGATATCAAAGCGCCTGAGTGCTTCGAGATCGAAAGAAGATTAAAAGAAGAGATGTCCATCCCGGTAATGCACGATGATCAGCACGGTACGGCTATCATCTCCGGTGCGGCATTAATCAATGCCTGCGAACTCCAGGGCAAAGACATCGCTAAAGTAAAAATCGTCGTTAATGGAGCCGGCGCAGCGGCTATTTCATGTACAGGAATGTACATATCTGTAGGTGCAAAAAAGGAAAACATCGTCATGCTGGATAGCAAGGGAGTAATCCGAAAAGACAGAGAAAATCTGGATAGTCTGAAGGCTTGTTTTGCGACAGAACAAGACTTACACAGTTTGGAAGACGCCCTAATAGGTGCCGATGTATTCATTGGCCTTTCTAAAGCGGATGTCATGACTCCAGAAATGTTGCTATCAATGGCCGACAAACCTATTGTCTTGGCGATGGCTAATCCGAATCCAGAAATTGCTTACGAATTGGCTTTGGCAACACGTCAAGATATCATCATGGGTACAGGCCGCTCGGACTATCCTAACCAGGTAAACAATGTCCTTGGATTTCCATATATTTTTAGAGGTGCTCTGGACGTACGTGCTACGGCTATAAATGAAGACATGAAAATCGCGGCAGTAAAAGCTATTGCTGAACTAGCAAAACAATCTGTTCCCGAGTCTGTAAACCAAGCTTACAACGCCAATAACATTAAGTTTGGCATTGAATATATTATCCCTAAACCTACCGACCCGAGGTTAATTACAGAAGTGTCTATAGCGGTGGCCAAAGCGGCTATAGCATCGGGAGTAGCTCGGCAGCCCATTACTGATTGGGATAAATATAAGGAAGACCTACGTCAACGTATGGGCAAGGACGACCGCATCATGCGTGATTTAACAATGGTTGCCAAGAGAGATCCTAAGCGTGTGGTATTTGCGGAGGCAGACAACTACAAGACGCTGCGCGCTGCTCAGATCGTCAAGGAAGAAGGTATCGCGATTCCAATCTTATTAGGCAAGAAAGCTAAGATAAATAGTCTAATAAATGAATATGCACTCGAGCTTGAAGGTGTGGAAATCATCGACCCACTTGAGGATATGGAATCTGATCGTTATAAAAATTTTGTAGATCATCTTTACAAAAAAAGACAACGTCGTGGAGTATCCCGCTTGGATGCGGAAAAAATGTTACTCGACCGAAACTACTTCGGAGCAAGTCTAGTCGAATTTGGAGAGGCGGATACATTGATTTCGGGATTGACAAAAAATTACGCAAAAACGATTCGTCCTGCACTCCATGTCATCGGTGCGCAGCCAGGAAGTAGAATTGCAGGGATGTACATGATGTTAACTGAAAAAGGTCCCGTCTTTTTCGGAGACACTACGGTCAATGCAAACCCTACTTCAGAAGAACTGGTTGATATCACGGTATTATTGGATAAGGCTATCCGTAAAATGGGTGTAGAACCAAGAATAGCACTTCTGTCATATTCCAACTTTGGTTCTAACGAAGGGGATACACCTCATAAAGTACGTAGAGCCGCCCAGATATTACATGACCAGTATCCCTCAATTATTGTAGATGGAGACCTTCAGGCTAACTTTGCAATGAATAAGGATATGCTTGCCGCAAACTTTCCGTTCAGTAGCTTGAATGGGCATGCTGCAAATACATTAGTTTTCCCTAACTTAGAGTCTGGGAATATAGCCTACAAATTGCTACAGGAGATTGGGAATGCTGAAGCCGTAGGTCCTATTCTCTTGGGTATGAATAAACCTATCCATGTACTACAACTCGATAGTTCTGTTCGCGAAATCGTAAATATGGTCACCATTGCGGTAGTAGATGTGCAATCCTATCAAAAAGTAAAAAATCAACAAAAATAA
- the dacB gene encoding D-alanyl-D-alanine carboxypeptidase/D-alanyl-D-alanine endopeptidase, which yields MKKIFIKNLVTIICINVMSVMASAQDAKTIEQAYQTFEQQPNLKYGMASLTVIDAKTGKVVFSKNGETGLPTASTLKVITSATALDLLGPNFTFKTKLYYTGEIDSLGTLRGNIVIEGGGDPTLASARFPEMNEESLLNKWVYAIQNAGIQCIEGSIIGDDRYFNGNTVPGGWTWTDIGNYYGAGTSGLNWRENSIGLNFKAGSRPGDKTEITSLTVDSSYLNIYNEAITGPKGTGDNVYAYSAPYSTKIYARGTYGIDLKKTIEISVPDPAYDAAYQLQKALRRINILTENEPMTGKQIDELGMTLDIHRVELDVHESPKLTDIIHWFNQKSINLYGETLLRTIGMYSGQKADTEGAAEMVKKFWKAKLNIPEGELNFVDGSGLSPQNRVTTAAMTKIMNYARTRSWYDGFYKSLPTYNGMKMKSGTIGGALGYTGYQKSAAGQEYTFSLLVNNFEGSGSKMRETMFSLLNTLK from the coding sequence ATGAAGAAAATCTTTATTAAAAATCTAGTAACCATCATTTGTATAAATGTAATGAGTGTCATGGCTTCGGCTCAAGACGCAAAGACTATTGAACAAGCTTATCAAACATTTGAGCAACAACCGAATCTCAAATACGGAATGGCATCCCTAACGGTCATTGACGCGAAGACGGGAAAAGTAGTTTTCTCTAAGAACGGAGAAACCGGACTGCCCACAGCATCTACCCTGAAGGTCATCACATCAGCGACAGCACTTGATTTACTTGGCCCCAACTTCACATTCAAGACCAAGCTCTATTATACAGGTGAGATTGATAGTCTCGGCACCTTGCGTGGCAATATCGTCATCGAAGGAGGAGGAGACCCTACGCTTGCGAGTGCAAGATTCCCAGAAATGAACGAAGAGTCATTGTTAAACAAATGGGTCTATGCGATTCAAAATGCGGGAATTCAATGTATTGAAGGCAGCATCATAGGTGATGATAGGTATTTTAATGGCAATACCGTTCCTGGCGGATGGACTTGGACGGATATTGGCAACTATTATGGTGCAGGCACCTCAGGCCTCAATTGGCGGGAAAATAGTATAGGGCTAAATTTCAAAGCTGGCTCACGACCTGGAGATAAAACAGAAATCACCTCGCTGACGGTAGACTCTTCTTATCTGAACATCTACAATGAAGCGATCACGGGACCAAAGGGAACTGGCGATAATGTGTATGCATACTCCGCTCCTTATTCTACCAAAATCTACGCACGTGGAACATATGGAATAGACCTTAAAAAGACAATCGAGATATCCGTTCCCGACCCCGCGTATGATGCCGCCTACCAACTACAGAAGGCACTTCGCCGTATCAATATATTGACGGAAAACGAACCGATGACGGGTAAACAAATAGATGAACTCGGCATGACTCTAGATATCCATAGGGTAGAATTGGATGTCCATGAATCACCCAAATTGACAGATATAATTCATTGGTTCAACCAAAAAAGCATCAACTTATATGGCGAAACATTGCTGCGAACGATTGGAATGTATAGTGGTCAAAAAGCGGATACGGAAGGTGCGGCAGAGATGGTTAAAAAGTTTTGGAAAGCTAAGCTCAATATCCCCGAGGGCGAGCTGAACTTTGTAGATGGCTCAGGGCTTTCGCCACAAAACCGTGTCACGACTGCGGCCATGACAAAGATCATGAATTACGCCAGGACCCGATCGTGGTATGACGGTTTCTATAAAAGCCTACCTACTTACAATGGAATGAAAATGAAGAGCGGTACCATTGGCGGAGCACTAGGATACACGGGTTATCAAAAATCAGCTGCTGGTCAAGAATACACCTTTAGTCTGCTGGTCAACAATTTTGAAGGCTCGGGGTCAAAAATGAGAGAAACAATGTTCAGCCTACTCAACACATTGAAGTAA
- a CDS encoding GtrA family protein — protein MKQQVKGFKNNVKKIHRIVKPVIIHIIDSIHGAFFRFIPIKTFRYAICGGGNVVLNILIYFLSYNFLLKKQIVQIHDYLAISPHIAAFIIAFLVTFPIGFYLNLFVVFQEANMKRRIHLSRYFTVTICCIVMNYILIKFFVESLDFYPTPSALLTTVIVTIFSYLVQKGFTFKTVKTENRKFKHR, from the coding sequence ATGAAACAACAGGTAAAGGGATTCAAGAACAACGTAAAAAAAATACACAGAATAGTCAAACCGGTCATTATACACATTATTGACAGTATACATGGCGCATTCTTCCGCTTCATCCCTATCAAAACATTTAGATACGCCATCTGTGGAGGTGGGAATGTTGTGTTAAACATATTGATTTATTTTCTTTCTTACAATTTCCTTTTAAAAAAGCAGATTGTCCAGATTCATGATTACCTCGCAATTAGTCCACATATTGCCGCATTTATCATCGCATTCTTGGTGACCTTCCCGATTGGCTTTTACCTGAATCTATTTGTTGTATTCCAAGAGGCAAATATGAAAAGAAGAATTCATCTGTCCCGTTATTTCACGGTCACCATATGCTGCATTGTGATGAATTACATTTTAATTAAGTTTTTTGTAGAGAGTCTTGATTTTTACCCTACACCATCTGCGCTCCTAACGACCGTAATTGTGACTATATTCAGTTATCTCGTTCAAAAAGGATTTACTTTCAAAACAGTAAAAACGGAAAATCGAAAATTCAAACATCGATAA
- a CDS encoding LytR/AlgR family response regulator transcription factor, producing MNIIVIEDEDLAAEDLINTLKRVEPNAVVEQRLTSVENSIAYLEKNKSAQLIFSDIQLGDGLSFEIYERIKIEIPIVFCTAYHEYMLQAFRNNGIDYLLKPLSEDAVRHTMHKYYGLKRSMQSAMPDWSTLYRNLAQESSQRVKSILVNYQDKIIPLQMAEVALFYIQHENVLVKTNDGKEYLVSKSLDELDKSLGTDFYRVNRQHIVNRSVIRHASYSLARKLVLDIKINHDIRILVSREKSGSFLQWLGGE from the coding sequence ATGAACATTATTGTAATAGAGGATGAAGACCTTGCCGCAGAGGACTTAATCAATACCTTGAAACGGGTAGAGCCAAATGCAGTTGTAGAACAACGTCTTACTTCAGTCGAGAATAGCATCGCATATTTAGAAAAAAATAAATCGGCCCAATTGATTTTTTCAGATATTCAGTTAGGCGATGGCTTGAGTTTCGAAATCTATGAACGTATAAAAATTGAAATTCCCATCGTGTTCTGCACGGCCTATCATGAGTATATGCTTCAAGCATTTCGGAACAATGGAATTGACTATTTGTTGAAGCCGCTGTCCGAGGATGCTGTTCGCCACACCATGCACAAGTACTATGGGTTAAAGCGGAGCATGCAATCTGCTATGCCTGATTGGAGTACATTGTACCGTAATCTTGCACAAGAAAGTTCCCAAAGAGTCAAATCTATCCTAGTCAATTATCAAGATAAGATTATCCCGCTACAAATGGCGGAAGTAGCCCTTTTTTATATACAGCACGAAAACGTATTGGTCAAGACCAACGATGGGAAGGAGTATCTAGTTTCCAAATCCCTGGACGAATTGGACAAAAGTCTGGGCACCGATTTCTATCGGGTCAATCGACAACATATTGTCAATCGCAGTGTCATCCGGCACGCAAGCTATTCCTTGGCACGAAAACTCGTGTTGGATATCAAGATCAATCATGATATTCGTATTTTGGTGAGTCGTGAAAAATCCGGTTCTTTTTTACAATGGTTAGGCGGGGAGTGA
- a CDS encoding sensor histidine kinase yields the protein MTNARKAKHPFISWAKETLIFSFATTSLAALVFYTEGYRDVKMIYQSLVTFFVIFSVTLTNLFIHVAFKVEDPVKSPVKVKLISFASTVLIIFCVSLVENYLDISRIDTRVPLPKGNWEYYLYLIIQACLLNFITLLWLYFLMSQHVRVQHEIERSRLEKAKEEAVNQLLRQQIQPHFLFNALNTLKALIHKDARLAEQYLIKLSDFLRISIVADPQGLSTVQEEVKLCLDYLDMQKMRFNEALEYKVDIPPTIAEKGTLLLFSMQPLVDNAIKHNYFTREQPLLLSIYEEEGWIVVRNNKSKRRHVVDSAKSGLNNLVERYRPYLEMGVVVSDRDDEFEVKIKIMEK from the coding sequence ATGACCAACGCAAGAAAGGCTAAGCACCCTTTTATATCATGGGCCAAAGAAACTTTGATTTTTTCTTTTGCAACTACCTCCTTAGCCGCTCTGGTCTTTTATACCGAGGGATATCGCGATGTCAAGATGATCTATCAGTCATTGGTGACCTTTTTCGTTATTTTCTCAGTTACGCTAACGAATTTATTCATTCATGTAGCCTTCAAGGTTGAAGACCCGGTTAAATCACCGGTCAAGGTCAAGCTAATTAGTTTTGCCAGCACCGTATTGATTATCTTTTGTGTCAGTTTGGTCGAAAATTATTTGGATATTTCTAGAATAGACACCCGTGTGCCGTTACCAAAAGGCAATTGGGAATATTATCTCTACTTGATTATACAAGCTTGTCTATTGAACTTTATCACCTTGCTCTGGCTTTATTTCTTGATGTCCCAACATGTACGTGTACAGCACGAAATCGAACGGTCACGGTTGGAGAAAGCAAAAGAAGAGGCGGTGAATCAATTACTAAGGCAACAAATCCAGCCCCACTTTTTGTTTAATGCTCTCAATACCTTAAAGGCACTGATTCATAAAGACGCCCGCTTGGCAGAACAATATCTTATCAAATTGTCTGATTTTCTTCGGATTTCCATAGTAGCCGATCCGCAAGGGTTATCTACTGTACAAGAGGAGGTGAAGCTGTGTCTAGATTATCTAGATATGCAAAAGATGCGTTTCAATGAAGCCTTGGAGTACAAAGTTGATATACCGCCAACAATTGCTGAAAAGGGCACACTACTGTTGTTCTCGATGCAGCCCTTGGTCGATAATGCAATCAAACATAATTATTTCACCCGCGAACAGCCCCTTTTACTCTCTATATATGAAGAGGAGGGATGGATTGTAGTGCGAAACAATAAAAGTAAGAGACGACACGTGGTTGATTCCGCAAAAAGCGGATTGAATAATCTTGTGGAAAGATATCGACCATATTTGGAAATGGGGGTAGTGGTTTCTGATCGAGATGATGAATTTGAGGTGAAAATTAAAATCATGGAGAAGTAG
- the ruvA gene encoding Holliday junction branch migration protein RuvA, with amino-acid sequence MYEYLNGKLVFKAPTHVVIDVGGIGYYVHISLYTFSAIKDQENCMLFISFQVREDSQTLFGFATESERKLFEHLISVSGIGPNTGRMILSSITPEEIQSAIINGQVNIIQKIKGIGPKTAQRVILELQDKLKKQGPDALISPIITKQSVPEEALAALIMLGFVKAQAEKVLNSIVTANPDLTVENLIKLALKRL; translated from the coding sequence ATGTACGAATATTTAAATGGTAAATTAGTTTTTAAAGCCCCCACCCACGTTGTTATCGATGTGGGTGGGATTGGCTATTATGTCCATATCTCGCTCTATACGTTTTCTGCTATCAAGGACCAAGAGAACTGCATGCTGTTCATCTCCTTTCAGGTTCGCGAAGATTCGCAGACCTTGTTTGGATTTGCGACCGAGAGTGAACGCAAGCTATTCGAACATCTTATTTCTGTCTCAGGAATTGGCCCAAATACTGGCCGGATGATCTTATCATCTATTACCCCCGAAGAAATCCAATCTGCCATCATCAATGGACAGGTGAATATTATTCAAAAAATTAAAGGAATAGGTCCGAAAACTGCTCAGCGTGTCATCCTCGAATTACAGGATAAGTTGAAAAAGCAAGGACCGGATGCCTTGATATCACCAATTATTACCAAACAATCGGTACCTGAAGAAGCACTGGCTGCGCTCATAATGCTAGGCTTTGTCAAGGCTCAAGCTGAAAAAGTATTGAATAGTATTGTCACCGCGAACCCCGACCTAACAGTAGAAAACCTCATTAAACTGGCGCTCAAGCGATTGTAG